A section of the Pseudomonas sp. FP453 genome encodes:
- a CDS encoding class I adenylate cyclase has product MTRTHEIRPDLDEGIDRKVLAQLRARFMALNAGRMARAVEGLTPRQQSVLTLLPLFFHVNHPLLPGYVSGSTPAGLSNFEPDTQALTEAQRLTRSFSYKPRHGNPPQPIHGLFLMGSLGTLAQADQSDMDVWVCHAPDLGEHELAELRKKCQLLETWALSMGAEAHFFLIEPTRFVLGERDAQLSSDDCGTTQHYLLLDEFYRTAIWLAGRTPIWWLVPVYEEARYAEFTHTLISKRFIRADETLDLGHLARIPPGEFIGAGLWQLFKGIESPYKSVLKLLLTEVYASEHPRVHCLSLRFKRAVFANQMDLDELDPYIVVYRRIEEYLKARNEPERLELVRRALYLKVNRKLSAGQRTTSWQRLLLERLAQEWGWDQRQLALLDSRSQWKVRQVASERRALVSELNYSYRFLTQFARTEQTASLVNKRDLNVLGRRLYAAFERKAGKVEFINPGIAPDLAEDTLTLVQSPNRKEPGQHYWGLYNGNLTAQESEHFAPIKRSRDLLEMLTWCHRNGVIDSSTRLALHPGISDMTEFELFNLLGSLQQSIALPLASVDEERLLRSAVPEEVLLLINVGVDPLKHHRDLNILMTTERTDSLSYAGVRDNLVLTLDQVTLNSWNEVLVSRYDGPHALLDCLRDYLNQLPSDHLPHLRVRCFCHNRAQFIAQRVEEIFDTAQNLLLGQGNHRYLLQVQQHYHVMELVPGQATHVPLPTQDALITYLSEELASYSPLHLDAMALEDHDLALLLPMGMADCVQVFYRINEGVAELYVLDEFNALWQQRLPFHDEQSLLAPLQRFLQSILFRREALAPLDTQQPLGEVQVLYYQLLPSGSNRARTVEPRPAPQNSANKPFYDVQAIIGKAAPGQVGVTLYCNQREFCELEFGDQLFAVVAQEIIGQRRETERYRCYITDLDLSGLLGDGQSPSNLYLRYKAELELSLNAALNQV; this is encoded by the coding sequence ATGACCCGCACCCACGAAATCCGCCCAGACCTGGACGAAGGCATCGACCGCAAGGTGCTGGCCCAGCTGCGCGCGCGGTTCATGGCCCTCAACGCAGGCCGCATGGCCCGGGCCGTCGAAGGGCTGACCCCACGCCAACAAAGCGTATTGACCCTGCTGCCGCTGTTCTTTCACGTCAATCACCCGCTGTTGCCCGGCTATGTCTCCGGCAGCACGCCCGCCGGGCTGTCGAATTTCGAACCCGACACCCAGGCCCTGACCGAAGCCCAGCGCCTGACCCGTTCGTTTTCCTACAAGCCGCGTCATGGCAACCCACCGCAACCCATCCACGGCCTGTTCCTGATGGGCAGCCTCGGCACCCTGGCCCAGGCCGACCAGAGCGATATGGACGTGTGGGTGTGCCACGCGCCGGACCTCGGCGAACACGAACTGGCCGAGCTGCGCAAGAAATGCCAGCTCCTGGAAACCTGGGCCCTGAGCATGGGCGCCGAGGCGCATTTTTTCCTGATCGAGCCGACCCGATTTGTGCTCGGGGAACGCGACGCCCAGCTCAGTTCCGACGACTGCGGCACCACCCAGCATTACCTGCTGCTGGACGAGTTCTACCGCACCGCCATCTGGCTCGCCGGGCGCACGCCGATCTGGTGGCTGGTGCCGGTGTACGAAGAAGCCCGCTACGCCGAGTTCACCCACACGTTGATCTCCAAGCGGTTTATCCGCGCCGATGAAACCCTCGACCTGGGGCACCTGGCGCGCATTCCTCCCGGGGAATTCATCGGCGCCGGGCTGTGGCAACTGTTCAAGGGCATCGAATCGCCCTACAAGTCCGTGCTCAAGCTGCTGCTGACTGAGGTCTACGCCAGCGAACACCCCCGCGTGCACTGCCTGAGCCTGCGCTTCAAGCGGGCGGTGTTCGCCAACCAAATGGACCTGGATGAGCTCGACCCGTACATCGTGGTCTACCGCCGCATCGAGGAATACCTCAAGGCGCGCAACGAACCCGAGCGCCTGGAACTGGTCCGGCGCGCCCTGTACCTCAAGGTCAACCGCAAGCTCAGCGCTGGCCAGCGCACCACCAGCTGGCAACGTCTGCTGCTGGAGCGCCTGGCCCAGGAATGGGGCTGGGACCAGCGCCAACTGGCCCTGCTGGACAGCCGCAGCCAATGGAAAGTGCGCCAGGTCGCCTCCGAACGCCGCGCCCTGGTCAGCGAGCTGAACTACAGCTACCGCTTCCTCACCCAGTTCGCCCGCACCGAACAAACCGCCAGCCTGGTCAACAAGCGCGACCTCAATGTGCTGGGCCGCCGCCTGTATGCGGCCTTTGAGCGCAAGGCCGGCAAAGTCGAGTTCATCAACCCCGGCATCGCCCCGGACCTGGCCGAAGACACCCTGACCCTGGTGCAGTCGCCCAACCGCAAGGAACCCGGCCAGCATTACTGGGGCCTGTACAACGGCAACCTGACGGCCCAGGAGTCCGAACACTTCGCGCCGATCAAGCGCAGCCGCGACCTGCTGGAAATGCTCACCTGGTGCCATCGCAACGGCGTGATCGACAGCAGCACCCGCCTGGCCTTGCACCCAGGCATCAGCGACATGACCGAATTCGAGCTGTTCAACCTGCTGGGCAGCCTGCAACAGAGCATCGCCCTGCCTCTGGCCAGCGTCGATGAAGAACGCCTGCTGCGCTCGGCGGTGCCGGAAGAAGTGTTGTTGCTGATCAACGTCGGCGTCGACCCGCTCAAGCATCACCGTGACTTGAACATCCTGATGACCACCGAGCGCACCGACTCCTTGAGCTACGCCGGGGTGCGCGACAACCTGGTGCTGACCCTGGACCAGGTCACGCTCAATAGCTGGAACGAAGTGCTGGTCAGCCGCTACGACGGCCCCCACGCCCTGCTCGATTGCCTGCGCGACTACCTCAACCAACTGCCCTCGGACCACCTGCCGCACCTGCGGGTGCGTTGTTTCTGCCACAACCGTGCGCAGTTCATTGCCCAGCGCGTCGAAGAAATCTTCGACACCGCGCAGAACCTGCTGCTCGGCCAGGGCAACCACCGCTACCTGTTGCAGGTGCAGCAGCACTACCACGTGATGGAACTGGTTCCCGGCCAGGCCACTCACGTACCGCTGCCGACCCAGGACGCGCTGATCACCTACCTCAGCGAAGAGCTGGCGAGCTACAGCCCGCTGCACCTGGACGCCATGGCCCTGGAAGACCACGACCTGGCCTTGCTGCTGCCCATGGGCATGGCCGATTGCGTGCAGGTGTTCTACCGGATCAACGAAGGCGTGGCCGAGTTGTATGTGCTGGATGAGTTCAATGCGCTCTGGCAGCAGCGCTTGCCGTTCCATGATGAGCAGAGCCTGCTGGCACCGTTGCAGCGTTTCCTGCAATCGATCCTCTTCCGCCGCGAAGCACTGGCACCGCTGGACACCCAACAACCCTTGGGTGAAGTGCAGGTCTTGTACTACCAACTGTTGCCATCGGGCAGCAACCGCGCGCGCACCGTCGAGCCTCGACCGGCTCCGCAGAACTCGGCGAACAAACCGTTTTATGACGTGCAGGCGATTATCGGCAAGGCCGCGCCTGGCCAGGTGGGCGTGACCCTGTACTGCAATCAGCGGGAGTTCTGCGAGCTGGAATTTGGCGACCAGCTATTTGCCGTGGTCGCCCAGGAGATCATCGGGCAGCGCCGGGAAACCGAGCGCTACCGCTGCTACATCACGGATCTGGACCTGTCAGGCCTGCTCGGCGATGGGCAAAGCCCGAGCAACCTGTACTTGCGCTACAAGGCCGAGTTGGAGCTGTCGCTCAACGCGGCGCTGAACCAGGTTTAG
- a CDS encoding glutathione S-transferase family protein — protein MLKLYGFSVSNYYNMVKLALLEKGLPFEEVPFYAGQTPEALAVSPRGKVPVLGVKQGFINETSVILEYIEQTQEGPALLPADPFQRAQVLALCREIELYIELPARACFAEAFFGMPVPEAIKDKSKAELLLGMGSLGRHGKFAPYVAGESFTIADLYFMYSVNLACGVGEKLFGVDLLAQMPAAKALLDKLHALPNAQRVAADREAAMPAFMAMIAAKK, from the coding sequence ATGCTCAAGCTCTACGGATTTTCGGTCAGCAACTACTACAACATGGTCAAGCTGGCGCTGCTGGAGAAGGGCCTGCCGTTTGAAGAGGTGCCTTTCTATGCGGGCCAGACGCCTGAAGCCCTGGCCGTGAGCCCCCGAGGCAAGGTGCCCGTGCTGGGGGTCAAACAGGGTTTTATCAACGAGACCAGCGTGATCCTCGAATACATCGAGCAAACCCAGGAAGGTCCGGCGCTGCTGCCGGCGGACCCGTTCCAGCGTGCCCAGGTGCTGGCGCTGTGCCGGGAAATCGAGCTGTACATCGAATTGCCCGCCCGCGCGTGTTTCGCCGAGGCGTTTTTTGGCATGCCGGTACCGGAGGCGATCAAGGACAAATCCAAGGCCGAGCTGTTGCTGGGGATGGGGTCTCTCGGTCGGCACGGCAAGTTCGCGCCTTATGTGGCGGGGGAGAGCTTCACGATTGCGGATCTGTATTTCATGTACAGCGTGAACCTCGCCTGCGGGGTGGGCGAGAAGCTGTTTGGCGTGGATTTGCTGGCGCAGATGCCGGCGGCCAAGGCGTTGCTGGACAAGTTGCATGCACTGCCCAATGCGCAGAGGGTTGCGGCGGACAGGGAAGCGGCGATGCCGGCGTTTATGGCGATGATTGCTGCCAAGAAGTAG
- a CDS encoding heme biosynthesis protein HemY, whose protein sequence is MKRFYVGLVLAIAIALALAVGISKHTGYVLITYPHVLHYESSLWATLVAVFAFALAIYLVRLLLSLVTTSGGVVNPWSRRNRSRRVQIAIEQGQMDLAEGRWASAERHLHRAAEAERQPLLYYLGAARAANEQGRYAESDGLLERALERQPQAELAIALSHAQLQLDRGDTEGALVTLQAMHERHPHNAQVLRQLQRLHQQRGDWSSVIRLLPELRKDKVLPAAELAELERRAWGENLSLAAQREEQGEAGLQSLERAWQQLTSAQRQEPQLVLAYAEQLRQLGADAKAEEVLRGAIKRGYDSHLIRLYGLLRGSDPARQLKFAEGWLKDHPGDASLLLTLGRLCLQNSLWGKARDYLESSLQVQRNPEACAELARLLAQLGDTERSNQLFQEGLGLLDNRLLASPLPVPARV, encoded by the coding sequence ATGAAGCGTTTCTATGTGGGCCTCGTGCTGGCGATTGCAATCGCCCTGGCACTGGCGGTGGGCATCTCGAAACACACCGGCTACGTGCTGATTACCTATCCCCACGTGCTGCATTACGAATCGAGCCTGTGGGCGACCTTGGTGGCGGTGTTTGCCTTCGCCCTGGCGATCTACCTGGTACGCCTGCTGTTGAGCCTGGTGACCACCTCCGGTGGCGTGGTCAACCCGTGGTCGCGCCGTAACCGCAGCCGCCGTGTGCAGATCGCCATCGAGCAGGGGCAGATGGACCTCGCCGAAGGCCGCTGGGCCAGTGCCGAGCGCCACTTGCACCGCGCTGCCGAAGCGGAACGCCAACCTTTGCTCTATTACCTCGGCGCCGCGCGTGCGGCGAACGAGCAGGGCCGCTATGCAGAGTCTGACGGTTTGCTGGAGCGCGCCCTGGAGCGTCAGCCCCAGGCCGAACTGGCAATCGCCTTGAGCCATGCGCAACTGCAGCTGGACCGCGGTGACACCGAGGGCGCCCTCGTTACCTTGCAGGCCATGCACGAACGTCATCCCCATAACGCCCAGGTCCTGCGTCAGCTGCAGCGCCTGCATCAGCAGCGTGGCGATTGGTCGTCGGTGATCCGCCTGCTACCCGAGTTGCGCAAGGACAAGGTGCTGCCCGCCGCCGAGCTGGCCGAGCTGGAACGTCGCGCCTGGGGTGAGAACCTCAGCCTGGCGGCCCAGCGTGAAGAGCAGGGCGAAGCCGGCTTGCAATCCCTTGAGCGGGCCTGGCAGCAGTTGACCTCCGCCCAGCGCCAGGAACCGCAGTTGGTTTTGGCGTATGCCGAGCAATTGCGCCAGTTGGGCGCTGACGCCAAGGCTGAAGAAGTGTTGCGTGGCGCGATCAAGCGCGGCTATGACAGCCACCTGATCCGGCTCTATGGCTTGCTGCGTGGCAGCGATCCGGCGCGGCAACTGAAGTTTGCCGAAGGCTGGCTCAAGGACCATCCGGGCGATGCCAGCCTGCTGCTGACCCTGGGTCGCCTGTGCCTGCAAAACAGCTTGTGGGGCAAGGCACGCGACTATCTGGAAAGCAGCCTGCAGGTGCAGCGCAATCCCGAAGCCTGCGCCGAGCTCGCACGCCTGTTGGCCCAGCTGGGGGACACCGAGCGCAGCAACCAGCTGTTCCAGGAAGGCCTGGGCCTTTTGGATAACCGTCTACTCGCCTCTCCGTTGCCGGTACCTGCGCGAGTCTGA
- a CDS encoding uroporphyrinogen-III synthase, whose translation MTDWRVLLTRPAEESLSLAASLSAAGIFSSSLPLLDIEPLPVTPEQQAIFRDLGRFCAVIVVSKPAARLALQQLDQAWPRLPWFSVGAATGQVLADHGLNVHYPDTGDDSEALLALPALREAIARPGARVLILRGEGGRELLAERLREQGASVVYLELYRRFLPSYAAGTLMQRIQLERLNGLVVSSGQGFLHLQALAGADWPQVAQLPLFVPSPRVYEMARAAGAEKVVDCRGASAAALLVALRSHRATTL comes from the coding sequence GTGACCGACTGGCGTGTGCTGCTGACGCGGCCTGCCGAGGAGTCGTTGTCCTTGGCGGCGTCGTTGTCGGCAGCCGGGATTTTCAGCAGCAGCCTGCCGTTGCTGGACATTGAGCCGTTACCCGTCACACCCGAACAGCAGGCCATCTTTCGTGACCTGGGCCGCTTTTGCGCGGTGATCGTGGTCAGCAAGCCCGCCGCCCGCCTGGCGTTGCAACAGCTGGACCAGGCCTGGCCGCGGTTGCCGTGGTTCAGCGTCGGCGCGGCCACGGGCCAGGTACTGGCCGATCACGGGCTCAACGTTCACTATCCCGACACCGGCGACGACAGTGAGGCCTTGCTTGCACTGCCGGCCTTGCGCGAGGCTATCGCACGGCCCGGTGCCCGGGTGCTGATCCTGCGCGGCGAAGGCGGCCGGGAGTTGCTCGCTGAGCGTTTGCGCGAGCAAGGTGCTAGTGTCGTCTACTTGGAGTTGTACCGTCGGTTCCTGCCGAGCTATGCCGCCGGGACGCTGATGCAACGCATCCAGTTGGAACGCTTGAACGGCCTGGTGGTCAGCAGTGGGCAGGGTTTTTTGCACCTGCAAGCCTTGGCCGGTGCCGATTGGCCACAGGTGGCACAGTTGCCGTTGTTCGTGCCGAGCCCGCGAGTCTATGAGATGGCGCGGGCTGCCGGCGCAGAAAAAGTTGTGGATTGTCGCGGTGCGAGCGCCGCGGCTTTGTTAGTGGCACTGCGCAGCCATCGCGCGACCACTCTCTGA
- a CDS encoding LytTR family DNA-binding domain-containing protein, which translates to MNVLIVEDEPQAREQLSRLVSELEGYTVLEPSATTGEEALTLIDSLKPDVVLLDIRLPGLDGLQVAARLSERESPPALVLYAGPEDFPAQTLEASGVSFLAKPVEAGALLKALKKAERPNRSQLTALTQPAAQSGNGPRSHISARTRKGIELIPLDQVVYFIADHKYVTLRHEAGEVLLDEPLKALEDEFGDRFVRIHRNALVARDRIERLQRTPLGHFQLFLKGLNGDALIVSRRHVAGVRKMMQQL; encoded by the coding sequence ATGAATGTCCTGATCGTTGAAGACGAACCCCAAGCCCGCGAGCAACTGAGCCGTTTGGTCAGTGAACTCGAGGGTTATACAGTCCTTGAACCGAGCGCCACCACGGGCGAAGAGGCGTTGACGCTGATCGACAGCCTCAAGCCGGATGTGGTGCTGCTCGATATCCGCCTGCCGGGCCTTGATGGCCTGCAAGTCGCCGCCCGCCTGAGCGAACGCGAGTCGCCGCCGGCGCTGGTGTTGTACGCAGGGCCAGAGGATTTCCCCGCGCAGACCCTGGAAGCCAGTGGTGTCAGCTTCCTGGCCAAGCCGGTCGAAGCCGGCGCCCTGCTCAAGGCCCTGAAAAAGGCCGAGCGCCCCAACCGCAGCCAACTCACCGCCTTGACTCAGCCGGCTGCCCAGAGCGGCAACGGGCCGCGCAGCCATATCAGTGCACGTACCCGCAAAGGCATCGAGCTGATTCCCCTGGATCAGGTGGTGTACTTCATTGCCGACCACAAGTACGTGACCCTGCGTCACGAGGCCGGTGAAGTGCTGCTCGATGAGCCGCTCAAGGCCCTGGAAGATGAGTTCGGCGACCGCTTTGTGCGTATTCACCGCAATGCGCTGGTGGCCCGTGACCGTATCGAACGGTTGCAACGCACGCCACTCGGGCACTTTCAGTTGTTCCTGAAGGGGCTCAATGGCGATGCCCTGATCGTCAGCCGACGCCATGTGGCCGGTGTGCGCAAGATGATGCAGCAGCTTTAG
- a CDS encoding TIGR02647 family protein: protein MSYTPELVAELEILVLFPLDSTKEGLKVHQTAAPTAIAAAKRLHAKGLIDQPDGGYLTSLGRDAAEQAQTLLTILTTASTKEAA from the coding sequence ATGTCGTATACCCCTGAGTTGGTTGCCGAACTGGAAATCCTTGTACTCTTCCCATTAGACAGCACCAAGGAAGGTCTGAAAGTCCACCAGACCGCCGCCCCCACTGCTATCGCCGCTGCCAAGCGCCTCCACGCGAAAGGTCTGATCGACCAACCGGACGGCGGCTACCTGACCAGCCTGGGTCGTGACGCTGCAGAGCAGGCCCAAACCCTGCTGACCATCCTGACCACTGCCAGCACCAAAGAAGCCGCCTGA
- a CDS encoding disulfide bond formation protein B, with amino-acid sequence MSLAPSRTLFFLAFIAGALTLGVSFYLEYGALLRPCFLCQVQRVFLATFMLINVIAAIHNPKRSGAGLYGLAGMGCALLGAFTAARQVLLQSISSGAPPECWPSLQDMLERLSMWQAVQAIFNGTVDCVEINWTLFDLSLPEWSLLFFVVMLVLGLIPFSRLLAGLHLRQV; translated from the coding sequence ATGTCTTTGGCCCCCTCACGCACCTTGTTTTTCCTGGCGTTCATCGCTGGCGCGCTGACGTTGGGTGTGTCGTTCTACCTGGAATATGGTGCGCTGCTGCGCCCCTGCTTCCTGTGCCAGGTACAGCGGGTGTTTCTTGCCACGTTCATGCTGATCAACGTGATCGCGGCGATCCATAACCCCAAGCGCTCCGGGGCTGGCCTTTACGGGTTGGCAGGCATGGGCTGCGCCTTGTTGGGTGCCTTTACCGCTGCGCGTCAGGTATTGCTGCAAAGTATTTCGTCGGGCGCGCCTCCAGAGTGCTGGCCAAGCCTGCAGGACATGCTGGAAAGGCTGTCCATGTGGCAAGCAGTCCAGGCTATTTTCAATGGCACTGTCGATTGCGTGGAAATCAACTGGACGCTGTTCGATTTGAGCCTCCCGGAGTGGAGCCTGTTGTTCTTCGTCGTGATGCTTGTCCTGGGTCTCATTCCGTTTTCACGGCTGTTGGCCGGCCTGCATTTGCGGCAGGTCTAG
- the argH gene encoding argininosuccinate lyase — protein sequence MSTDKTNQSWGGRFSEPVDAFVARFTASVTFDQRLYRHDIMGSIAHATMLAKVGVLTDAERDSIIDGLTTIRGEIEAGTFDWRVDLEDVHMNIEARLTDRIGVTGKKLHTGRSRNDQVATDIRLWIRDEIDLILAEITRLQQGLLEQAERESGTIMPGFTHLQTAQPVTFGHHLLAWFEMLSRDYERLVDCRKRANRMPLGSAALAGTTYPIDREYTAQLLGFDTVGGNSLDGVSDRDFAIEFCAAASIAMMHLSRFSEELVLWTSAQFQFIDLPDRFCTGSSIMPQKKNPDVPELVRGKSGRVFGALMGLLTLMKGQPLAYNKDNQEDKEPLFDAADTLRDSLRAFADMIPAIKPKHAIMREAALRGFSTATDLADYLVRRGLPFRDCHEIVGHAVKYGVDTGKDLAEMSLEELRQFSDQIEQDVFAVLTLEGSVNARDHIGGTAPAQVKAAVVRGLALLASR from the coding sequence ATGAGCACCGACAAGACCAACCAGTCCTGGGGCGGCCGCTTCAGTGAACCCGTCGACGCCTTCGTCGCCCGCTTCACCGCCTCCGTCACCTTCGACCAGCGCCTGTACCGCCACGACATCATGGGCTCGATCGCCCACGCCACGATGCTGGCCAAGGTCGGCGTGCTGACCGACGCCGAGCGCGACAGCATCATCGATGGCCTGACCACCATCCGCGGTGAGATCGAAGCCGGCACGTTCGACTGGCGCGTCGACCTGGAAGACGTGCACATGAATATCGAGGCCCGCCTCACCGACCGTATCGGTGTGACCGGCAAGAAACTGCACACCGGGCGTAGCCGTAACGACCAGGTCGCGACCGATATCCGCCTGTGGATTCGTGATGAGATCGACCTGATCCTGGCCGAAATCACCCGCCTGCAACAAGGCCTGCTGGAACAGGCCGAGCGTGAATCCGGCACCATCATGCCCGGCTTCACCCACCTGCAAACCGCACAGCCCGTGACCTTCGGCCACCACCTGCTGGCCTGGTTCGAAATGCTCAGCCGCGACTACGAGCGCCTGGTGGATTGCCGCAAGCGCGCCAACCGCATGCCGCTCGGCAGCGCCGCACTGGCCGGCACCACGTACCCGATCGACCGTGAATACACCGCGCAACTGCTGGGCTTCGACACCGTCGGCGGCAACTCCCTGGACGGCGTGTCCGACCGTGACTTCGCCATCGAATTCTGCGCCGCCGCCAGCATCGCGATGATGCACCTGTCGCGCTTCTCCGAAGAGCTGGTGCTGTGGACCAGCGCGCAATTCCAGTTCATCGACCTGCCGGACCGCTTCTGCACCGGCAGCTCGATCATGCCGCAAAAGAAAAACCCCGACGTACCTGAGCTGGTACGTGGCAAGAGCGGTCGCGTGTTCGGCGCGCTGATGGGCCTGCTGACCCTGATGAAAGGCCAACCCCTGGCCTATAACAAGGACAACCAGGAAGACAAGGAGCCGCTGTTCGACGCCGCCGACACCCTGCGCGACTCGCTGCGCGCGTTTGCCGACATGATCCCGGCGATCAAGCCCAAGCACGCGATCATGCGTGAAGCGGCGCTGCGCGGGTTCTCCACCGCGACCGACCTGGCGGACTACCTGGTGCGCCGTGGCCTGCCGTTCCGTGACTGCCACGAAATCGTCGGTCACGCCGTGAAGTACGGCGTGGACACCGGCAAGGACCTGGCGGAAATGAGCCTGGAAGAACTGCGCCAGTTCAGCGACCAGATCGAGCAGGACGTGTTTGCCGTGCTGACGCTGGAAGGTTCGGTGAATGCGCGTGACCATATCGGCGGGACTGCGCCGGCGCAGGTGAAGGCTGCCGTTGTGCGTGGCCTGGCCCTACTCGCTAGCCGCTAA
- the hemC gene encoding hydroxymethylbilane synthase, with translation MSSREIRIATRKSALALWQAEYVKARLEQAHPGLVVSLVPMVSRGDKLLDSPLSKIGGKGLFVKELETALLENEADIAVHSMKDVPMDFPEGLGLFCICEREDPRDAFVSNTYASLDELPLGSIVGTSSLRRQAQLLTRRPDLQIRFLRGNVNTRLAKLDAGEYDAIILAAAGLIRLGFEDRITSAISVEDSLPAGGQGAVGIECRTADSEIHALLKPLDHHDTGVRVTAERALNKHLNGGCQVPIACYAVLEGENLWLRGLVGDPDGGTLLTAEVRGPQRDAAALGIQVAEALLDKGAGAILEKVYGEAGPQ, from the coding sequence ATGTCCTCTCGCGAAATCCGCATCGCCACCCGTAAAAGTGCCCTGGCCTTGTGGCAGGCCGAATACGTCAAAGCACGCCTTGAGCAGGCCCACCCAGGCCTCGTGGTGTCCCTGGTGCCCATGGTCAGTCGCGGCGACAAGCTGCTCGACTCGCCGCTGTCGAAGATCGGCGGCAAGGGCCTGTTCGTCAAGGAACTGGAAACCGCGCTGCTGGAAAACGAAGCCGACATCGCCGTGCATTCGATGAAAGATGTGCCCATGGACTTCCCCGAAGGCCTGGGCCTTTTTTGTATCTGCGAGCGCGAAGACCCGCGTGATGCCTTCGTTTCCAATACTTATGCCTCCCTGGATGAACTGCCCCTGGGCAGCATCGTCGGCACCTCCAGCCTGCGTCGCCAGGCGCAGTTGCTGACCCGTCGCCCGGACCTGCAGATCCGCTTCCTGCGCGGCAACGTCAATACGCGCCTGGCCAAGCTGGATGCCGGTGAGTATGACGCGATCATCCTGGCCGCCGCCGGGTTGATCCGCCTGGGCTTCGAAGACCGCATCACCTCGGCCATCAGCGTCGAAGACAGCCTGCCAGCCGGTGGCCAGGGCGCCGTGGGCATCGAATGCCGCACCGCCGACAGTGAGATTCACGCACTGCTCAAGCCCCTTGATCACCACGATACCGGAGTGCGCGTCACCGCCGAACGGGCCCTGAACAAGCACCTCAATGGCGGCTGCCAGGTGCCCATCGCCTGCTACGCCGTGCTCGAAGGGGAAAACCTGTGGCTGCGCGGCCTGGTGGGCGACCCGGACGGCGGCACCTTGCTGACTGCCGAGGTGCGTGGCCCGCAACGTGACGCGGCGGCCCTGGGTATTCAGGTCGCCGAAGCGTTGCTGGACAAAGGCGCCGGCGCCATCCTCGAAAAAGTCTACGGCGAGGCCGGCCCGCAGTGA
- a CDS encoding uroporphyrinogen-III C-methyltransferase, protein MSETALPKEETQPALDAPVESAVTAPRRGNGLAIVALLLGAAGVAAGGWGLWQVRALQAGSQQQLGQVRTLDDQAQSLKQSQQQLAARLAQLPGAEELEERRRLVAQLQGDQQRLSQRLETVLGASRQDWRLAEAEHLIRLASLRLSALQDINSAQSLVQGADEILREQSDPGSYAAREQLAKSLAALRSTEQPDRTGLYLQLAALRDQVVQLAAIAPEYQLTEPASQGRPTTDTDSRWSQWWEQISRYFRIDFNPDDNIRPLLAGQGLNQVRLALSLALEQAQWAALNGETAVYSRSLGEARSVLQDNFNQDNPQSKAMLARIAELEPKAVSVVTPDLAASLAAVQAYLERRHLSADEAKASAGKPATQE, encoded by the coding sequence GTGAGCGAAACAGCCTTGCCCAAAGAAGAAACCCAACCCGCACTCGATGCGCCGGTTGAGTCAGCGGTCACTGCGCCACGCCGTGGCAACGGCCTGGCGATCGTGGCCTTGTTGCTCGGCGCCGCCGGGGTTGCCGCTGGTGGCTGGGGGCTCTGGCAGGTCCGCGCCCTGCAAGCCGGCAGCCAGCAACAGCTGGGCCAGGTGCGCACGCTGGATGACCAGGCCCAATCCCTCAAGCAGAGCCAGCAACAGTTGGCCGCACGCCTGGCGCAGTTGCCCGGCGCGGAGGAGCTTGAAGAGCGGCGCCGCCTGGTGGCCCAGTTGCAGGGCGATCAGCAGCGCCTCAGCCAGCGTCTGGAAACCGTCCTGGGCGCCAGCCGCCAGGATTGGCGCCTGGCGGAAGCCGAGCACCTGATCCGTCTGGCCAGCTTGCGCTTGTCGGCCTTGCAGGATATCAACAGTGCTCAGTCGCTGGTCCAGGGCGCCGACGAGATCTTGCGTGAACAGAGTGATCCGGGTTCCTACGCCGCGCGTGAACAGCTGGCCAAGAGCCTTGCCGCACTGCGCAGCACCGAGCAGCCGGATCGCACCGGGCTGTACCTGCAACTGGCGGCACTGCGCGACCAAGTGGTGCAATTGGCCGCGATTGCCCCCGAATACCAGCTCACCGAGCCGGCCTCCCAAGGGCGTCCGACCACGGATACCGATAGCCGCTGGAGCCAGTGGTGGGAGCAGATCTCGCGCTACTTCCGCATCGACTTCAACCCTGACGACAACATCCGCCCATTGCTGGCCGGCCAAGGCTTGAACCAGGTGCGCCTGGCCCTGAGCCTGGCGCTGGAGCAGGCGCAATGGGCTGCGCTCAACGGCGAGACGGCGGTGTACAGCCGTTCGTTGGGTGAGGCGCGCAGCGTGCTGCAAGACAACTTCAACCAGGACAACCCGCAAAGCAAGGCGATGCTGGCGCGTATCGCCGAGCTTGAGCCCAAGGCCGTGTCGGTGGTGACGCCAGACCTGGCGGCGAGCCTGGCAGCGGTGCAGGCGTACCTTGAGCGTCGCCACTTGTCTGCTGACGAAGCCAAGGCGTCGGCTGGCAAGCCGGCCACCCAGGAGTAA